One region of Nycticebus coucang isolate mNycCou1 chromosome 10, mNycCou1.pri, whole genome shotgun sequence genomic DNA includes:
- the LOC128597192 gene encoding arf-GAP domain and FG repeat-containing protein 1-like, with protein sequence MIKKIQSCAFHKSICCCCWSFCGIFYKSISDQCQRSNSGDLCTASMSMPTGFSTPTPYSLPTSFSGSFQQPAFTAQAAFPQQTAFSQQPNGAGFAAFGQTKPMVTPFGQVAAAGVSSNPSMTGTPTGQFPTGSSSTNPFL encoded by the coding sequence atgataaagaaaatacagagctGTGCCTTCCACAAATCCATTTGTTGCTGCTGCTGGTCCTTCTGTGGCATCTTCTACAAATCCATTTCAGACCAATGCCAAAGGAGCAATAGCGGCGACCTTTGCACTGCGTCCATGAGCATGCCCACGGGGTTCAGCACACCTACCCCCTACAGTCTTCCCACCAGCTTTAGCGGCAGCTTCCAGCAGCCAGCCTTTACGGCCCAAGCAGCTTTCCCTCAACAGACAGCTTTTTCTCAACAGCCCAATGGTGCAGGTTTTGCAGCATTTGGACAAACAAAGCCAATGGTAACCCCGTTTGGTCAAGTTGCAGCTGCTGGAGTATCTAGTAATCCTTCCATGACTGGTACACCAACAGGACAGTTTCCAACAGGAAGCTCATCAACCAACCCTTTCTTATAG